In Zea mays cultivar B73 chromosome 7, Zm-B73-REFERENCE-NAM-5.0, whole genome shotgun sequence, the following proteins share a genomic window:
- the LOC100278719 gene encoding TORTIFOLIA1-like protein 2 isoform X1 has translation MKSSAVTTKGKAIFELKHKLVQAVNKIADRDTYQIGLDEIEKMADTLAPDMIGPFLSCVIDTDAEQKSAVRKECIKVIGTLARLHGNLLAPHMAKMVSSVVKRLKDTDSVVRDACVDTCGTLAMCARSYGDGGAALVTLVRPLFESLGEQNRYIQAGAALCLAKVIDESNYFPGPVLPQMLVRVVKLLKNPHFMAKPAAIDLIRSIIQAEGASTEQALSSALTSIMDALKSTDWNTRKAASLALSSIAVSSGYLVTSFRTSCLRSLERSKFDKVKPVRDTIIHAIQLWKAIPGSHTPEPSEAGSSTKENYFGDHHDARSIHDGGSRDTSFRRTDHGPSVSVISGSSLSSAKRRSPLSINKVAINNAANLQRMKTGDWRVEVSVPKQSMIPLVNNDEKGSSKACSLKDTKRNAYESVDVDSKFDYDIVDDKQECSSVSEVASRSFETKHVTTAQECTEDCDSAEVTEQCPRGRESKSIGSTITDVTTHDTHSCCLNTMNELALVRKQLQEMERKQANFFDLLQEFMASSAENMSVLNLKVHNLENAADKTVYTITQSESRYHLPGSKHFKNQSVSSLPRLSTSTPRSSMDVNYKPPPISELKHEKWMRDLPSRGSNMCCKEGADFRKDHVRSKVRKLGPVSLEGNLGRCDPSSARSRTSGVKGTYPVSFTSSCEQSGLRNALCTSNQPGEFQDTDGMEPAYMEALNCGDYDDLIDLMDRTGPVLEKLSCETTNELLRVIAEQFLNKKFFDLALPWLQQLADLSTIYKPTQLFASVRAQKEFLSALEEAATGGSMEPALRIAIAQLGFKLSKAFEVGPCRKISARMCRENETIMTNAM, from the exons ATGAAGTCCAGCGCGGTTACTACAAAGGGCAAGGCTATATTTGAGCTCAAGCACAAGCTGGTACAAGCTGTTAACAAGATTGCAGACAGAGACACTTACCAGATTGGATTGGATGAGATCGAGAAGATGGCGGATACCCTGGCCCCTGACATGATTGGCCCCTTCTTGTCATGTGTCATTGACACTGATGCTGAGCAGAAGAGTGCAGTGCGGAAGGAGTGCATCAAGGTGATTGGCACACTGGCACGACTACATGGAAACCTATTGGCACCTCACATGGCGAAAATGGTGTCCAGTGTAGTTAAGCGCCTGAAGGACACCGATTCAGTTGTTAGAGATGCATGTGTTGACACTTGTGGTACCCTTGCAATGTGCGCCAGAAGTTATGGGGATGGTGGTGCAGCGTTGGTGACATTGGTGCGCCCCTTGTTTGAATCACTGGGTGAACAGAATAGGTATATTCAGGCTGGGGCAGCACTGTGCCTGGCCAAGGTTATAGATGAGAGCAATTACTTCCCTGGGCCTGTGCTCCCGCAGATGCTTGTTCGTGTTGTTAAGCTGCTCAAGAACCCCCACTTCATGGCGAAGCCCGCTGCGATTGACTTGATAAGAAGCATTATTCAG GCTGAAGGTGCTTCCACAGAGCAGGCATTATCATCAGCTCTAACAAGTATTATGGATGCGCTGAAGAGTACTGACTGGAATACAAGGAAGGCTGCCTCACTAGCTCTTTCAAGTATTGCGGTCAGTTCTGGGTATTTGGTTACCTCTTTCAGAACTTCCTGCCTTCGCTCCCTTGAGCGTAGTAAATTTGACAAG GTAAAACCGGTACGTGACACCATTATACATGCAATTCAGCTGTGGAAAGCTATTCCAGGGTCTCATACTCCTGAACCATCAGAAGCTGGGTCATCAACAAAAG AGAACTACTTTGGAGACCATCATGACGCCAGAAGTATACATGATGGAGGATCAAGAGATACTTCTTTTAGGAGAACAGATCATGGGCCTTCTGTATCTGTTATCAGTGGTAGTTCTCTCAGTTCAGCAAAGCGGAGGTCTCCTTTATCTATTAACAAAGTAGCCATAAACAATGCTGCAAATTTGCAACGGATGAAGACTGGTGATTGGCGTGTTGAGGTGTCAGTTCCAAAGCAGAGTATGATACCGCTGGTTAATAATGACGAGAAGGGATCCAGTAAAGCCTGCAGCCTAAAAGATACAAAGAGAAATGCATATGAAAGTGTTGATGTAGACAGTAAGTTTGACTATGACATTGTAGATGATAAACAAGAATGCTCCTCTGTGTCAGAAGTAGCCAGCAGGAGTTTTGAGACAAAGCATGTCACTACTGCTCAGGAATGCACTGAAGATTGTGATTCAGCAGAAGTTACAGAACAATGTCCCAGGGGTCGAGAAAGTAAGAGCATAGGCTCAACAATTACAGATGTTACTACTCATGACACACATAGTTGTTGTCTGAATACTATGAATGAATTGGCCCTTGTTAGGAAGCAACTTCAAGAGATGGAGAGGAAGCAAGCAAATTTTTTTGATTTGTTGCAG GAATTTATGGCCAGCTCAGCAGAGAACATGTCAGTGCTAAATTTGAAGGTGCACAACTTGGAGAATGCTGCAGACAAAACTGTATATACAATTACTCAGAGCGAAAGCCGGTATCATCTTCCTGGCTCCAAGCATTTTAAGAACCAAAGCGTCTCTTCTTTGCCTAGGCTTTCGACTTCTACACCTAGATCATCTATGGATGTTAACTACAAGCCACCACCAATCTCAGAGTTGAAACATGAGAAGTGGATGCGTGATCTACCATCTCGGGGCTCAAACATGTGTTGTAAAGAGGGAGCTGATTTTCGAAAGGATCATGTTCGCAGTAAAGTTAGGAAGCTTGGGCCTGTGAGCTTAGAGGGTAACTTGGGAAGATGTGATCCAAGCTCAGCAAGAAGTCGAACATCAGGGGTTAAAGGGACTTATCCAGTTTCATTTACCAGTTCCTGTGAACAATCTGGACTGCGAAATGCATTGTGCACCTCAAATCAACCTGGTGAGTTTCAAGATACTGATGGCATGGAACCTGCATACATGGAAGCCCTGAACTGTGGTGATTATGATGATCTGATTGACCTAATGGATAGAACTGGACCAGTTCTCGAAAAGTTGTCGTGTGAGACGACAAATGAGCTTTTGAGGGTTATAGCTGAACAATTTCTTAATAAGAAGTTCTTTGACTTGGCACTGCCTTGGCTTCAACAG TTAGCAGATTTAAGCACGATTTATAAGCCAACTCAACTTTTTGCATCTGTGAGAGCACAAAAGGAGTTCCTTTCTGCATTGGAGGAAGCTGCAACGGGTGGATCTATGGAACCAGCCTTGAGGATTGCAATTGCACAGCTCGGATTTAAACTATCCAAAGCTTTTGAGGTTGGCCCATGCAG GAAAATCTCAGCCAGAATGTGCAGAGAAAATGAAACTATCATGACCAATGCAATGTGA